The Ascochyta rabiei chromosome 15, complete sequence genome window below encodes:
- a CDS encoding endoplasmic reticulum retention protein encodes MMNLFRLLGDLSHLLSILILLHKMKTSSSAAGISFKSQFLYLIVYLSRYIDLLWTFYDPNALYNTVFKIVFISTSAYTVYLMLNDYKPTHDPNLDTFKVQYLLAASTVLAVLFPYKYTLTEILWAFSIWLESVAILPQLFMLQRTGEAETITTHYLFALGAYRALYIPNWIYRYFFDVPRFYDPIAVIAGIVQTILYSDFFYIYYTKVVQGKKFNLPV; translated from the exons ATGATGAATCTCTTCAGGTTGTTAG GGGACTTGTCCCATCTGCTCTCAATTCTGATTCTTTTGCACAAGATGAAGACTTCAAGT AGTGCGGCTGGTATCTCGTTCAAGTCGCAGTTCCTGTACTTGATTGTGTATCTCAGTCGGTACATTGACCTCCTTTGGACCTTCTACGATCCCAACGCGCTGTACAACACCGTCTTCAAGATTGTCTTCATCAGCACATCGGCGTACACCGTGTACCTCATGCTCAACGATTACAAGCCCACCCACGACCCGAACCTCGATACCTTCAAAGTACAATACTTGCTAGCGGCAAGCACAGTCCTGGCGGTACTCTTCCCGTACAAGTACACGTTGACTGAG ATTCTATGGGCCTTCTCCATTTGGCTAGAATCGGTTGCTATCCTGCCCCAGCTCTTCATGTTGCAGAGGACCGGTGAAGCAGAGACAATCACAACACACTACTTGTTCGCGCTGGGCGCCTACCGCGCGTTGTATATTCCCAATTGGATATACAGGTACTTCTTCGACGTGCCGCGCTTCTATGACCCGATTGCTGTCATTGCAGGTATTGTTCAGACGATTCTGTACTCGGATTTCTTCTACATCTACTACACAAA GGTCGTCCAAGGCAAAAAATTCAACCTCCCTGTCTAG
- a CDS encoding Mannosyl-glycoprotein endo-beta-N-acetylglucosaminidase, which produces MAILLGWKDVLRPIRDGYRHLFPAPDTGPTPEERQRQRAVDQLKGFAYFDTFEQLEVWTEADSDPLQRANTPLLVRSVSRRDGLGKANVLLCHDHAGNYHDYEGVSSTGLEDEEYACEYMQFFETFIYFSHKLVCVPPPTWTNALHRNGAKALGTILMEPQTPDSEKLLQYGDDGLSFPLARKLADIAKHYGFDGWLVNIEKPFPTTSWNADILRAFLRQLKSDLGTEKELIWYDALTTSNKVSYQNALSAPNLPFAQACGSILTNYCWKESDAVNSVHKALQDNLSLRKVYFGVDVWAQNTTKLSHPRITYPEYTGGGTNTGVAVAKLAELGLSAGVFAPAWTFEHFPGHGKNVERTMWEGKELPEDIGCSCGDCKKRHRANSATPIARFARQYSAGSEAFFFTDFSRAFHTHEEREGRVLFDGLKMHAQLGSQSVLPLDGTSVSSTALRHRLEDLPGRTQLLIETHSSLLPSTRCMACFDHHRVLPLFKLDMSVDSSLQLRVSFRDLTDGKLSFYVRTSGTQHRFPVHTTRNTYVLDTMIEVAPSSMPCPRLEELGVYVDAFEATGATRLAEVDSICIKRVTSNASLQTHNIYNIRISALGEGDTLHSRINWSHTSSSRLMDGMPFSDVTGPFSYFAVHIDGLDLGRSYAAEHILSASLLDQMAERKVSAKITGIGFDWQVLASASTTLQF; this is translated from the exons ATGGCGATTTTGCTCGGCTGGAAAGACGTCTTACGACCCATACGCGATGGCTATCGACACCTTTTCCCCGCTCCAGACACTGGTCCAACACCTGAGGAGCGTCAACGGCAACGCGCTGTCGATCAGTTAAAAGGCTTCGCCTATTTCGACACCTTCGAACAGCTGGAAGTGTGGACTGAAGCTGACTCTGACCCTCTCCAACGAGCCAACACGCCTTTGTTAGTGCGTAGTGTCAGTCGAAGAGACGGCTTGGGCAAGGCTAATGTCCTGCTCTGCCACGATCATGCGGGAAATTACCATGATTACGAGGGAGTCTCGAGTACTGGGTTGGAAGACGAAGAGTATGCATGTGAATATATGCAATTTTTCGAAACCTTCATCTACTTTTCCCACAAACTCGTGTGCGTCCCGCCACCAACCTGGACCAACGCACTTCATCGCAACGGAGCGAAGGCGCTAGGCACAATACTGATGGAGCCGCAAACACCTGACTCTGAAAAGCTGTTACAATACGGTGACGATGGTTTATCTTTTCCGCTGGCGAGGAAGCTCGCAGACATTGCAAAGCACTACGGGTTCGATGGCTGGCTTGTGAACATTGAGAAGCCATTTCCAACAACGAGCTGGAACGCAGACATCTTAAGAGCCTTCCTTCGTCAGTTGAAGTCAGATTTGGGAACTGAAAAGGAGCTCATTTG GTATGACGCATTGACAACCTCCAACAAGGTCTCTTATCAGAATGCTCTGAGCGCACCAAATCTCCCATTCGCACAAGCTTGCGGCAGCATCCTAACCAACTACTGTTGGAAAGAGAGTGATGCAGTCAACTCGGTGCACAAAGCCTTGCAAGATAACCTGTCGTTGCGAAAGGTTTACTTTGGTGTAGACGTCTGGGCACAGAATACCACCAAGCTCTCGCATCCACGTATTACGTATCCTGAGTACACCGGCGGTGGTACCAACACCGGCGTCGCAGTAGCCAAGCTTGCGGAACTAGGACTCTCAGCTGGCGTCTTCGCACCGGCGTGGACCTTTGAACATTTCCCTGGCCATGGCAAAAATGTCGAGCGGACAATGTGGGAGGGAAAAGAGCTTCCGGAAGACATCGGCTGCTCATGCGGCGACTGTAAGAAGCGCCACCGCGCGAATAGTGCAACGCCAATCGCCAGATTCGCAAGACAGTACAGTGCTGGCTCTGAAGCGTTCTTTTTCACGGATTTTAGTCGTGCGTTCCACACACACGAAGAGAGAGAGGGACGCGTTTTATTCGATGGCTTGAAAATGCACGCGCAACTCGGGTCACAGTCAGTCTTGCCTCTGGACGGGACGTCAGTCTCCTCGACAGCATTGCGGCACAGACTGGAAGACCTCCCCGGTCGAACGCAACTTTTGATTGAAACCCACAGCAGTCTTTTACCGTCGACCAGATGCATGGCTTGCTTCGATCATCATCGGGTTTTGCCATTGTTCAAACTCGACATGTCAGTAGACAGCTCGCTACAGCTCAGAGTATCTTTTCGAGATCTTACGGATGGAAAATTATCTTTCTACGTGAGGACTTCTGGTACCCAGCATCGTTTCCCGGTCCATACCACTCGTAACACATACGTCCTCGATACCATGATTGAAGTCGCTCCTTCTTCGATGCCGTGCCCTCGTTTAGAGGAGCTTGGTGTATACGTAGATGCATTCGAGGCTACGGGCGCTACACGACTTGCAGAGGTGGACTCCATCTGCATCAAGCGCGTCACTTCTAATGCATCACTCCAGACCCATAACATCTACAACATCCGTATTTCCGCCCTTGGCGAAGGAGATACACTCCATTCGAGAATCAACTGGAGTCATACTTCCAGTAGCCGGCTGATGGACGGCATGCCATTCAGTGACGTAACAGGACCTTTCTCATACTTTGCAGTACATATCGATGGTCTGGATCTGGGAAGATCGTATGCGGCAGAACACATACTCTCGGCTTCTTTGCTGGACCAAATGGCCGAGCGTAAAGTGTCCGCAAAGATCACAGGTATAGGCTTTGATTGGCAGGTGCTTGCAAGCGCAAGCACCACGCTGCAATTTTAA
- a CDS encoding mitotic fidelity of chromosome transmission- protein: MAPQRKRDNRENAFFNVGVQGRKTGITLEERARDDNGLEAISGIFSSPEKSPPKRGSTNTASESMDIQESSIPNINTSAAILRNNRTHLPPPRSRSPMKTALGSSPRRQSSMAPRGSSIAPSSPIRATSHPAVARRLDFEEEEEDASLQETPALSGSGQRRGKRNDIYTLEHSPSRQHSAVLEESELQEEISANNEEEELLVMAEIEESFVAQIRDDLVTGVDAVESLLEEETQLEEDIVQEPVKEKAKRGRKRKSDLAVVTEEESPKPTKARKRGPAAAQALEPAKKGKKAAAAPVVPSRRSKRVSDINEQEPNMPEEASALDNSVVADVSEQLEEVSVAPKRRGRPPKAQKHAEVELLAPAKKTKTAAAKDAAKEKAGPVFMKPSKPVAISKEKPAPKGKENVKAADNVSKDEAGRPVDLYGNPLSKADIERMSTASVGSRYGRGRHLSVFREMEPDAIARVGRTGRHRVAPIDFWKNDRINYNHDGSMATVVKAPSPEPVTRTSTYYKKGKKKTLTAIEEDEVELDPWEEDDGFLTGNYKDYDPANEFTSPGLVEGVLAWSEKGIKPEAVGDGSFQYARIGGSGPAGFLNWGMIELRADQMKRSKNSRKMHMVFNVQSGAVEVKVHENEFTVHKGGIWQVPRGNTYSIKNVSSGTTRIFFAQARETFADEE, from the exons ATGGCACCTCAACGGAAACGCGATAATCGCGAGAATGCCTTCTTCAATGTTGGTGTACAGGGTCG CAAGACCGGTATCACGCTGGAAGAGCGTGCGCGCGATGACAACGGCCTTGAGGCTATCTCAGGCATCTTTTCTTCGCCAGAGAAGTCCCCACCCAAGCGCGGAAGTACGAATACTGCATCAGAGTCGATGGATATCCAAGAAA GCTCTATTCCAAACATCAACACCTCCGCCGCCATCTTGCGCAACAATCGTACTCACCTCCCTCCACCACGATCGCGATCGCCTATGAAAACTGCGCTTGGGTCTTCGCCGCGCCGACAATCGTCCATGGCACCGCGGGGCAGCTCAATTGCCCCGTCGAGCCCCATACGCGCAACGTCACATCCTGCAGTAGCCAGACGATTGGACTttgaggaggaagaggaggacgcCAGCTTGCAGGAGACGCCAGCTTTGAGCGGGTCGGGCCAGCGCCGCGGGAAGCGCAACGACATCTACACGTTGGAGCACTCGCCCAGCCGGCAACACAGTGCTGTGCTTGAGGAAAGCGAGCTGCAGGAAGAGATCTCTGCAAAtaacgaagaagaagagctgcTGGTTATGGCCGAGATTGAAGAAAGCTTTGTTGCTCAGATCAGGGATGACTTGGTCACTGGCGTCGACGCGGTCGAATCGCTGCTCGAAGAAGAGACACAGTTGGAAGAGGACATTGTACAAGAACCTGTGAAAGAGAAAGCCAAGAGAGGCAGGAAGCGAAAGAGCGATCTGGCAGTGGTtacagaagaagagagccCAAAGCCAACCAAGGCACGAAAACGGGGGCCAGCTGCAGCGCAGGCACTCGAGCCAGCGAAGAAGGGGAAGAAGGCTGCGGCTGCGCCCGTTGTTCCATCACGACGCTCGAAGCGTGTGTCCGATATCAACGAGCAGGAACCAAATATGCCTGAAGAAGCATCTGCTTTGGACAACTCTGTTGTGGCAGATGTATCTGAGCAACTGGAGGAGGTGTCTGTAGCCCCAAAGCGTCGCGGGCGGCCGCCAAAGGCTCAGAAACATGCTGAGGTTGAACTACTTGCTCCGGCCAAGAAAACAAAAACTGCTGCTGCCAAGGACGCCGCGAAAGAAAAAGCAGGTCCAGTCTTCATGAAGCCCTCGAAACCAGTGGCGATATCGAAGGAGAAGCCAGCGCCCAAAGGCAAAGAAAACGTAAAGGCGGCAGACAACGTGTCAAAAGACGAAGCTGGAAGGCCAGTGGACTTGTACGGAAACCCCCTGAGCAAAGCCGACATAGAACGGATGTCCACAGCCTCGGTGGGATCGCGGTACGGCCGGGGCCGCCATCTCTCCGTGTTCCGCGAAATGGAGCCTGATGCAATTGCCCGAGTCGGGCGTACTGGTAGACACCGCGTTGCGCCTATCGATTTCTGGAAGAACGACCGGATCAACTACAACCATGATGGTAGCATGGCAACTGTCGTCAAAGCACCATCACCCGAACCTGTAACGAGAACATCGACATACTAcaagaagggcaagaagaagacgctCACTGCTATTGAAGAAGATGAGGTAGAGCTCGACCCTTGGGAAGAGGATGACGGCTTCTTAACAGGCAACTACAAGGATTACGATCCTGCAAATGAATTCACTTCGCCTGGCCTAGTAGAAGGAGTCCTTGCTTGGTCTGAGAAGGGCATCAAGCCCGAGGCAGTCGGAGATGGCTCTTTCCAGTATGCTAGGATAGGAGGGAGTGGACCTGCTGGCTTCCTCAACTGGGGCATGATTGAGCTTCGCGCCGACCAGATGAAACGTTCAAAGAACTCAAGAAAGATGCATATGGTGTTCAACGTTCAGTCAGGCGCGGTCGAGGTCAAAGTTCACGAGAACGAGTTCACAGTACACAAGGGTGGGATTTGGCAAGTTCCTCGAG GCAACACATACAGCATCAAAAATGTCAGCAGCGGGACAACTCGCATCTTCTTTGCGCAGGCTCGCGAAACATTCGCAGATGAAGAGTAA